The following coding sequences lie in one Arachis ipaensis cultivar K30076 chromosome B05, Araip1.1, whole genome shotgun sequence genomic window:
- the LOC107645057 gene encoding berberine bridge enzyme-like 22 — MMAYYVIVFLALISYAGSVEEQSVSFKNCMKSSAGAATSIETIALTSSSSQYQQALQSFEQNPRWVNSSSTSTSPTTPLVILTPLTASQIQAAILCTKKLGMQIRVRSGGHDYEGLSFLSYSKAPFVMLDLNKLRSIDINLADETAWVQAGATLGELYYKISKASALHGFPAGLCPSIGLGGHISGGGFGTMLRKFGTAADNVVDATVINANGTILDRKSMGEDLFWAIRGGGGTSFGVVLSWKIKLVRVPPVVTAFNVQRTVAEGATKLILKWQTIADKLPKDLFIRVVAQNTGANSATVQVLFNSFFLGGIDRLMPIMKQSFPELGLQAKDCTEMTWIQSALFFGGHSKDDAPEALLDRVTTFKSSFKAKSDYVRKPIPEAGLEGIWKLLLKEDVQALLIMEPYGGRMSEIPESEIAFPHRKGNLYNIQYMVKWDVNTAEASRRHVRWMTSLYSYMTPYVSNSPRAAYVNYRDLDIGTNKRHNTSFAEASVWGIKYFKANFIRLSQIKEKVDPHNFFRNEQSIPLFS, encoded by the coding sequence ATGATGGCTTATTATGTGATTGTGTTTCTTGCATTGATCTCGTATGCAGGCTCCGTTGAGGAGCAGAGTGTAAGTTTCAAGAATTGCATGAAGAGCAGTGCCGGAGCTGCTACTTCCATTGAAACAATAGCCCTCACCTCATCATCCTCACAGTATCAACAAGCCTTGCAATCATTCGAACAGAATCCAAGATGGGTGAATTCCTCATCAACCTCAACCTCACCCACTACGCCTCTTGTCATTCTCACGCCTCTCACTGCTTCTCAGATTCAAGCTGCCATTCtctgcaccaagaaacttggcatgCAGATCAGAGTCAGAAGTGGCGGCCACGACTACGAAGGCCTTTCCTTTCTCTCTTATTCCAAGGCCCCATTTGTGATGCTTGACCTCAACAAGCTCCGCTCCATCGACATCAACCTTGCCGACGAGACAGCCTGGGTTCAAGCTGGCGCTACACTCGGTGAACTCTACTACAAGATCTCCAAAGCAAGTGCACTCCATGGATTCCCTGCAGGACTATGTCCAAGCATTGGACTGGGAGGCCACATCAGTGGTGGAGGATTTGGCACCATGCTCAGGAAGTTTGGAACTGCAGCAGATAATGTTGTCGATGCCACCGTCATCAATGCAAATGGCACAATTCTTGACAGAAAATCAATGGGAGAAGACCTCTTCTGGGCCATCAGAGGAGGCGGCGGAACCAGCTTCGGAGTGGTTCTTTCATGGAAGATCAAGCTGGTCCGAGTTCCGCCTGTTGTGACGGCATTCAACGTCCAAAGAACGGTGGCGGAAGGAGCAACAAAGCTCATTCTCAAGTGGCAAACCATAGCAGATAAGCTGCCTAAGGATCTTTTCATCAGGGTGGTTGCGCAGAACACCGGCGCCAATTCAGCAACAGTGCAAGTGTTATTCAACTCTTTCTTCCTGGGAGGAATAGACAGATTGATGCCGATAATGAAGCAGAGCTTCCCTGAGTTAGGGTTGCAGGCCAAGGACTGCACTGAAATGACATGGATCCAATCTGCTCTGTTCTTTGGTGGACACAGCAAAGACGACGCTCCGGAGGCGTTGCTGGACCGAGTGACGACATTCAAGAGCTCATTCAAGGCCAAATCCGACTACGTAAGGAAGCCTATACCGGAGGCAGGGCTTGAAGGCATCTGGAAGTTGCTTTTGAAAGAAGATGTGCAGGCATTGCTTATAATGGAGCCCTATGGCGGAAGGATGAGTGAGATTCCAGAATCTGAAATCGCATTTCCTCACAGGAAAGGGAATCTCTACAACATACAGTACATGGTGAAGTGGGATGTGAATACCGCGGAGGCATCCAGAAGGCATGTGAGGTGGATGACAAGTCTTTACAGTTATATGACTCCTTATGTTTCCAACTCTCCAAGGGCCGCCTATGTCAACTACAGAGATCTTGATATTGGCACTAACAAACGTCATAACACCAGCTTCGCGGAAGCAAGTGTTTGGGGGATCAAGTACTTCAAGGCCAACTTCATCAGATTGTCGCAGATTAAGGAAAAGGTTGACCCACACAACTTTTTCAGGAACGAACAGAGCATTCCTCTCTTTAGCTGA
- the LOC107645059 gene encoding high mobility group B protein 10 has product MSFTSASFMVRRYYLSLLCHFEQAYYFRKQVPPSSTPGETKKDPANRSLVDSFTPFGEAGKTQQLGSVVPGTIDGKFDGGYIVTVNLGSEQVKGILYHVPISLSQSSNTVGVHGSRKRKKSRLALGDPSRPKSNKSGYYFFFAENYARLRPLFHGEERAISKRIGFLWNNLTEAERQVYQEKGLRDKERYKTELLEHKSSNN; this is encoded by the exons ATGTCTTTTACAAGCGCATCATTTATGGTGCGCAGATACTATCTATCATTGCTTTGTCACTTTGAGCAAGCGTATTACTTTCGGAAACAAGTCCCTCCTTCCTCAACACCTGGCGAAACAAAAAAAG ATCCTGCAAATAGGAGTCTCGTTGATAGCTTCACACCCTTTGGTGAAG CCGGTAAAACACAGCAGCTTGGTTCTGTGGTGCCTGGAACAATTGATGGGAAGTTTGATGGTGGTTATATAGTTACAGTGAATCTGGGTTCTGAACAGGTGAAAGGTATTCTATACCATGTTCCCATCAGTTTGTCCCAGAGTTCTAATACTGTTGGTGTCCATGGTTCACGGAAACGAAAGAAATCTAGATTGGCATTAGGCGATCCATCTCGGCCGAAGTCAAACAAGAGTGGCTACTATTTCTTCTTTGCTGAGAATTATGCCAGGTTGAGGCCCTTATTCCATGGTGAAGAGAGAGCGATTAGTAAGAGGATTGGGTTTCTATGGAACAATCTAACAGAAGCAGAAAGACAG GTTTATCAGGAGAAAGGGCTGAGAGATAAGGAAAGATACAAGACTGAATTGTTGGAGCACAAGTCGTCCAATAATTGA
- the LOC107645060 gene encoding berberine bridge enzyme-like 22: protein MSWIESTVYFAGYRIWEPAQVLLNRITTYKSSFKAKSDFVMDPIPEIGLQGIWNLLLREDALALLIMDPYGGRMNEISEYEIPFPHRKGNLYNIQYLVKWDDNSIQASNRHVNWMRMLHSYMTPYVSRSPRAAYANYRDLDLGRNRNHHTPNTSYSEASVWGLKYFKGNFKRLAQIKTRVDPHNFFRNEQSIPILN, encoded by the coding sequence atgagttggattgagtCAACAGTGTACTTTGCGGGATACAGAATATGGGAACCAGCACAAGTGTTGCTCAACAGAATCACCACTTACAAGAGCTCCTTCAAGGCCAAGTCTGACTTTGTGATGGATCCTATACCGGAAATTGGGCTACAAGGGATTTGGAATTTGCTTCTAAGAGAAGATGCATTGGCATTGCTAATAATGGATCCCTACGGTGGTAGGATGAATGAGATATCAGAATATGAAATCCCTTTTCCACACAGGAAGGGAAACTTGTACAACATACAGTACTTGGTTAAGTGGGATGACAACAGCATTCAAGCATCCAATAGGCATGTAAATTGGATGAGAATGCTTCATAGCTATATGACTCCATATGTTTCAAGATCCCCAAGAGCTGCATATGCCAACTATAGGGATCTTGATTTAGGTAGAAACCGCAATCATCATACTCCTAACACAAGCTACTCAGAAGCAAGTGTTTGGGGTTTGAAGTACTTCAAGGGAAACTTCAAGAGATTGGCACAAATTAAGACAAGGGTTGATCCCCATAACTTTTTCAGGAATGAACAGAGTATTCCTATCTTAAACTGA
- the LOC107645056 gene encoding berberine bridge enzyme-like 22: protein MMAYYVIVFLALISYAGSVEEQSVSFKNCMKSSAGAATSIETIALTSSSSQYEQALQSFEQNPRWVNSSSASTSPTTPLVILTPLSASQIQAAILCTKKLGMQIRVRSGGHDYEGLSFLSYSKAPFVMLDLNKLRSIDINLADETAWVQAGATLGELYYKISKASALHGFPAGLCPSIGLGGHISGGGFGTMLRKFGTAADNVVDATIIDANGTILDRKSMGEDLFWAIRGGGGTSFGVVLSWKIKLVRVPPVVTAFNVQRTVAEGATKLILKWQTIADKLPEDLFIRVVAQNTGANSATVQASFNSFFLGGIDRLMPIMKQSFPELGLQAKDCTEMTWIQSALFFGGYSKDDALEALLDRVTTFKSSFKAKSDYVTKPIPEAGLEGIWKLLLKEDVLALLIMDPYGGRMSEIPESEIAFPHRKGNLYNIQYMVKWDVNTAEASSRHVRWMTSLYSYMTPYVSNSPRAAYVNYRDLDIGTNKPDNTSFAEASVWGVKYFKANFIRLSQIKKKVDPRNFFRNEQSIPLFS from the coding sequence ATGATGGCTTATTATGTGATTGTGTTTCTTGCATTGATCTCGTATGCAGGCTCTGTTGAGGAGCAGAGTGTAAGTTTCAAGAATTGCATGAAGAGCAGTGCTGGAGCTGCTACTTCCATTGAAACAATAGCCCTCACCTCATCATCCTCACAGTATGAACAAGCCTTGCAATCATTCGAACAGAATCCAAGATGGGTGAATTCCTCATCAGCCTCAACCTCACCCACTACGCCTCTTGTCATTCTCACGCCTCTCAGTGCTTCTCAGATTCAAGCTGCCATTCtctgcaccaagaaacttggcatgCAGATCAGAGTCAGAAGTGGCGGCCACGACTACGAAGGCCTTTCCTTTCTCTCTTATTCCAAGGCCCCATTTGTGATGCTTGACCTCAACAAGCTCCGCTCCATCGACATCAACCTTGCCGACGAGACAGCCTGGGTTCAAGCTGGCGCTACACTCGGTGAACTCTACTACAAGATCTCCAAAGCAAGTGCACTCCATGGATTCCCTGCAGGACTATGTCCAAGCATTGGACTGGGAGGCCACATCAGTGGTGGAGGATTTGGCACCATGCTCAGGAAGTTTGGAACTGCAGCAGATAATGTTGTCGATGCCACCATCATCGATGCAAATGGCACAATTCTTGACAGAAAATCAATGGGAGAAGACCTCTTCTGGGCCATCAGAGGAGGCGGTGGAACCAGCTTCGGAGTGGTTCTTTCATGGAAGATCAAGCTGGTTCGAGTTCCTCCTGTTGTCACGGCATTCAACGTCCAAAGAACGGTGGCGGAAGGAGCAACAAAGCTCATTCTCAAGTGGCAAACCATAGCAGATAAGCTGCCTGAGGATCTTTTCATCAGGGTGGTTGCGCAGAACACCGGCGCCAATTCAGCAACAGTGCAAGCGTCATTCAACTCTTTCTTCCTGGGAGGAATAGACAGATTGATGCCTATAATGAAGCAGAGCTTCCCTGAGTTAGGGTTGCAGGCCAAGGACTGCACTGAAATGACATGGATCCAATCTGCTCTGTTCTTTGGTGGATACAGCAAAGATGATGCTCTGGAGGCGTTGCTGGACCGAGTGACGACATTTAAGAGCTCATTCAAGGCCAAATCCGACTATGTAACGAAGCCTATACCGGAGGCAGGGCTTGAAGGCATCTGGAAGTTGCTTTTGAAAGAAGATGTGCTGGCATTGCTTATAATGGACCCCTATGGCGGAAGGATGAGTGAGATTCCAGAATCTGAAATCGCATTTCCTCACAGGAAAGGGAATCTCTACAACATACAGTACATGGTGAAGTGGGATGTGAATACCGCGGAGGCATCCAGCAGGCATGTGAGGTGGATGACAAGTCTTTACAGTTATATGACTCCTTATGTTTCCAACTCTCCAAGGGCCGCCTATGTCAACTACAGAGATCTTGATATTGGCACTAACAAACCTGATAACACCAGCTTCGCGGAAGCAAGTGTTTGGGGGGTCAAATACTTCAAGGCCAACTTCATCAGATTGTCGCAGATTAAGAAAAAGGTTGACCCACGCAACTTTTTCAGGAACGAACAGAGCATTCCTCTCTTTAGCTGA
- the LOC107645058 gene encoding high mobility group B protein 10, with product MTTSSAQGSTDWCQQESERDTPNGNGKSSDAATKAYPTPTALYDDLARDSNLFWDKLESFHKSFGTKFKVPTIGGRPLDLYRLFVEVTSRGGIEKVIVERKWKDVIVGFKFRETITSASFMVRRYYLSLLYHFEQAYYFRKQVPPSSTPDPANRSLVDSFTPFGEAGKTQQLGSVVPGTIDGKFDGGYIVTVNLGSEQVKGILYHVPISLSQSSNTVGVHGSRNRKKSKLALGDPSRPKSNKSGYNFFFAENYARLRPLFHGQERAINKRIGFLWNNLTEAERQVYQEKGLRDKERYKTELLEYKSSNN from the exons ATGACAACTAGTTCAGCTCAAGGTTCCACCGATTGGTGCCAGCAAGAGAGTGAGAGAGACACACCAAACGGAAATGGGAAATCCTCCGACGCAGCCACCAAAGCTTATCCAACACCAACAGCTTTGTACGACGACCTTGCCCGTGATTCCAACCTCTTTTGGGATAAGCTTGAATCTTTTCACAAATCATTCGGCACTAAATTTAA GGTTCCCACCATAGGAGGAAGGCCACTAGATCTATATCGCCTTTTCGTGGAAGTAACATCTCGTGGTGGTATTGAAAAG GTAATTGTAGAACGCAAATGGAAGGATGTGATTGTGGGCTTCAAGTTTCGAGAGACTATTACAAGTGCATCATTTATGGTGCGCAGATACTATCTATCATTGCTTTATCACTTTGAGCAAGCGTATTACTTTCGGAAACAAGTCCCTCCTTCCTCAACACCTG ATCCTGCAAATAGGAGTCTCGTTGATAGCTTCACACCCTTTGGTGAAG CCGGTAAAACACAGCAGCTTGGTTCTGTGGTGCCTGGAACAATTGATGGGAAGTTTGATGGCGGTTATATAGTTACAGTTAATCTGGGTTCTGAACAGGTGAAAGGTATTCTGTACCATGTTCCCATCAGTTTGTCCCAGAGTTCTAATACTGTTGGTGTCCATGGTTCACGGAATCGAAAGAAATCTAAATTGGCATTAGGCGATCCATCTCGGCCGAAGTCAAACAAGAGTGGCTACAATTTCTTCTTTGCTGAGAATTATGCCAGGTTGAGGCCCTTATTCCATGGTCAAGAGAGAGCGATTAATAAGAGGATTGGGTTTCTATGGAACAATCTAACAGAAGCAGAAAGACAG GTTTATCAGGAGAAAGGGCTGAGAGATAAGGAAAGATACAAGACTGAATTGTTGGAGTATAAGTCGTCCAATAATTGA
- the LOC107645061 gene encoding photosystem I reaction center subunit V, chloroplastic, producing MAASASSMMISSTHHRALSSPTIHQKPSSVCFQGLRQLTIRRSLSSSSGVRRVVPPRGGVRAELSPALVISLSTGLSLFLGRFVFFNFQRENVAKQGLPEQNGITHFEAGDSRAKEYVSILKSNDPVGFNLVDVLAWGSLGHIVAYYILATSSNGYDPSFFPQ from the coding sequence ATGGCAGCCTCAGCATCATCCATGATGATATCAAGTACCCATCATCGTGCCTTATCATCGCCCACCATACACCAGAAGCCATCAAGCGTGTGCTTCCAGGGTCTGAGGCAGCTCACAATTAGAAGGAGCTTGTCAAGCAGCAGCGGCGTGAGAAGGGTGGTTCCTCCACGTGGCGGCGTGAGAGCTGAGCTGAGCCCAGCTCTGGTGATAAGCCTGAGCACTGGGCTGTCGCTGTTCTTGGGGAGGTTCGTGTTCTTCAACTTCCAGAGGGAGAACGTGGCCAAGCAAGGGTTGCCGGAGCAGAACGGGATCACGCACTTCGAGGCTGGTGACTCGCGTGCCAAGGAGTACGTCAGCATCCTCAAATCCAACgatcctgtgggattcaaccttgTTGATGTATTGGCTTGGGGATCCCTCGGCCACATCGTTGCTTACTACATCTTGGCCACCTCCAGCAATGGCTATGATCCTAGTTTCTTTCCTCAATGA
- the LOC107645062 gene encoding actin-related protein 8 isoform X1: MSMVLRRVWELVSSTSRGKVDGSGAEACSRSDLGELEQLPGDILLQILRVLGPKDAAKMSCVCKALRCLVFDNRLWVHFLQTYQPDPSSDSLFFAEATLSYGYPLPLPPFHARTPQLSFKHIYGQRARVPGSVIIDGGSGYCKFGWSKYASPSGRSATFLMQEFGNIESPMYTRLRHFFATIYNRMQVKPNTQPVIVSVPICHYDDTESAKASRRQLKEAIYSALFDMNVPAVCAVNQATLALFAAKRTSGIAVNIGFQVTSVVPIFNGKVMRSVGVEVVGLGALKLTGFLREKMQLNNLNFQSLYTVRTLKEKLCYVALDYEAELSKDEILFQPHLAGVQAMGLHQAIALCMEHCHSAELAGDSDWYKTVVLSGGSACLPGLAERLEKELKALLPPYISNGTRVIPPPYGADTPWFGAKIIGNLSTFPGPWCVTKKQFRQKPRLNLIW; this comes from the exons ATGTCGATGGTGCTGAGGAGGGTGTGGGAACTGGTGTCAAGCACGTCGAGAGGGAAAGTGGATGGGAGCGGAGCAGAGGCGTGTTCACGATCCGATCTGGGAGAGTTGGAGCAGCTGCCGGGAGACATATTGTTGCAAATCCTGAGGGTGTTGGGGCCCAAGGATGCAGCCAAAATGAGCTGCGTATGCAAGGCTCTCAGATGCCTCGTTTTCGACAATCGTTTGTGGGTTCACTTCCTTCAGACCTATCAGCCCGACCCTTCTTCCGACTCTCTTTTCTTTGCTGAGGCCACCTTGAGCTATGGCTACCCTCTCCCTCTTCC ACCCTTCCATGCCCGCACCCCCCAGCTCTCCTTCAAGCATATTTATGGCCAACGAGCTCGCGTTCCTGGTTCCGTTATCATTGATG GCGGTTCTGGCTATTGCAAATTCGGTTGGAGCAAATATGCCTCTCCATCCGGCCGTTCAGCAACGTTTTTG ATGCAGGAATTCGGTAACATCGAGTCTCCAATGTATACTAGACTACGACATTTTTTTGCAACTATATATAACAG GATGCAGGTGAAACCAAATACACAACCTGTTATTGTTTCCGTGCCAATATGTCATTATGATG ATACTGAATCAGCTAAAGCATCAAGACGGCAGCTTAAAGAAGCAATCTATTCTGCCCTGTTTGACATGAATGTTCCCGCTGTTTGTGCTGTCAACCAg GCAACTCTAGCTCTGTTTGCTGCAAAACGTACTTCTGGAATAGCTGTTAATATAGGGTTTCAAGTCACATCTGTAGTTCCAA TTTTTAATGGTAAAGTGATGCGCAGTGTGGGCGTGGAAGTTGTGGGACTGGGAGCACTAAAACTTACAGGATTTCTGAGGGAGAAGATGCAACTCAACAACCTAAATTTTCAGTCTTTATACACTGTCCGCACATTGAAAGAG AAGCTGTGCTATGTTGCTCTTGATTATGAAGCTGAGCTATCAAAAGATGAGATCTTATTCCAGCCTCATCTTGCTGGAGT GCAAGCAATGGGTTTGCACCAGGCCATAGCTCTTTGCATGGAGCATTGCCATTCTGCGGAATTAGCAGGTGACAGTGATTGGTACAAGACTGTAGTTTTATCAGGGGGTTCTGCATGCTTACCAGGTTTGGCAG AAAGGTTAGAGAAGGAACTAAAGGCCTTACTTCCTCCCTACATATCCAATGGAACCAGAGTCATACCTCCTCCATATGGTGCCGATACTCCTTGGTTTGGAGCAAAGATCATTGGCAAT CTGAGCACATTTCCTGGTCCATGGTGTGTGACCAAGAAACAGTTCCGACAGAAGCCGAGACTCAACCTCATTTGGTGA
- the LOC107645062 gene encoding actin-related protein 8 isoform X2, producing MSMVLRRVWELVSSTSRGKVDGSGAEACSRSDLGELEQLPGDILLQILRVLGPKDAAKMSCVCKALRCLVFDNRLWVHFLQTYQPDPSSDSLFFAEATLSYGYPLPLPPFHARTPQLSFKHIYGQRARVPGSVIIDGGSGYCKFGWSKYASPSGRSATFLEFGNIESPMYTRLRHFFATIYNRMQVKPNTQPVIVSVPICHYDDTESAKASRRQLKEAIYSALFDMNVPAVCAVNQATLALFAAKRTSGIAVNIGFQVTSVVPIFNGKVMRSVGVEVVGLGALKLTGFLREKMQLNNLNFQSLYTVRTLKEKLCYVALDYEAELSKDEILFQPHLAGVQAMGLHQAIALCMEHCHSAELAGDSDWYKTVVLSGGSACLPGLAERLEKELKALLPPYISNGTRVIPPPYGADTPWFGAKIIGNLSTFPGPWCVTKKQFRQKPRLNLIW from the exons ATGTCGATGGTGCTGAGGAGGGTGTGGGAACTGGTGTCAAGCACGTCGAGAGGGAAAGTGGATGGGAGCGGAGCAGAGGCGTGTTCACGATCCGATCTGGGAGAGTTGGAGCAGCTGCCGGGAGACATATTGTTGCAAATCCTGAGGGTGTTGGGGCCCAAGGATGCAGCCAAAATGAGCTGCGTATGCAAGGCTCTCAGATGCCTCGTTTTCGACAATCGTTTGTGGGTTCACTTCCTTCAGACCTATCAGCCCGACCCTTCTTCCGACTCTCTTTTCTTTGCTGAGGCCACCTTGAGCTATGGCTACCCTCTCCCTCTTCC ACCCTTCCATGCCCGCACCCCCCAGCTCTCCTTCAAGCATATTTATGGCCAACGAGCTCGCGTTCCTGGTTCCGTTATCATTGATG GCGGTTCTGGCTATTGCAAATTCGGTTGGAGCAAATATGCCTCTCCATCCGGCCGTTCAGCAACGTTTTTG GAATTCGGTAACATCGAGTCTCCAATGTATACTAGACTACGACATTTTTTTGCAACTATATATAACAG GATGCAGGTGAAACCAAATACACAACCTGTTATTGTTTCCGTGCCAATATGTCATTATGATG ATACTGAATCAGCTAAAGCATCAAGACGGCAGCTTAAAGAAGCAATCTATTCTGCCCTGTTTGACATGAATGTTCCCGCTGTTTGTGCTGTCAACCAg GCAACTCTAGCTCTGTTTGCTGCAAAACGTACTTCTGGAATAGCTGTTAATATAGGGTTTCAAGTCACATCTGTAGTTCCAA TTTTTAATGGTAAAGTGATGCGCAGTGTGGGCGTGGAAGTTGTGGGACTGGGAGCACTAAAACTTACAGGATTTCTGAGGGAGAAGATGCAACTCAACAACCTAAATTTTCAGTCTTTATACACTGTCCGCACATTGAAAGAG AAGCTGTGCTATGTTGCTCTTGATTATGAAGCTGAGCTATCAAAAGATGAGATCTTATTCCAGCCTCATCTTGCTGGAGT GCAAGCAATGGGTTTGCACCAGGCCATAGCTCTTTGCATGGAGCATTGCCATTCTGCGGAATTAGCAGGTGACAGTGATTGGTACAAGACTGTAGTTTTATCAGGGGGTTCTGCATGCTTACCAGGTTTGGCAG AAAGGTTAGAGAAGGAACTAAAGGCCTTACTTCCTCCCTACATATCCAATGGAACCAGAGTCATACCTCCTCCATATGGTGCCGATACTCCTTGGTTTGGAGCAAAGATCATTGGCAAT CTGAGCACATTTCCTGGTCCATGGTGTGTGACCAAGAAACAGTTCCGACAGAAGCCGAGACTCAACCTCATTTGGTGA
- the LOC110271667 gene encoding uncharacterized protein LOC110271667, with product MLCIEILTQRPITKNMGLLQEKSSSLSLNCGNVVSGRSSLLRNKKKKKFDYNNGKCLHGIEAVVLKSGTEWNPDRLFLGCPLWESAEHRCEYFVWLDEVEGKTKKKVETEVESKERSLKQSYQKMNELTEYATKLEEDVQQLQKTVNLIRGEIKCIKNMVMGICLGLKFCVLWIFRIYAQK from the exons ATGCTCTGTATTGAAATCCTAACACAGAGACCAATAACTAAGAACATGGGCTTACTCCAGGAAAAATCGAGCTCTTTATCCCTAAATTGTGGCAACGTTGTTAGTGGCAGATCTTCGTTATtaaggaacaagaagaagaagaagtttgacTACAACAATGGCAAGTGTTTGCACGGAATTGAAGCTGTGGTACTTAAGTCTGGAACAGAGTGGAATCCGGACAGATTGTTTCTTGGATGTCCTTTGTGGGAG AGTGCTGAACATCGATGTGAGTATTTTGTTTGGCTGGACGAAGttgaaggaaaaacaaaaaaaaaagtggagACAGAGGTTGAATCTAAAGAAAGGTCATTGAAACAATCATACCAGAAGATGAACGAGCTTACAGAGTATGCCACAAAATTGGAAGAAGATGTGCAACAATTACAGAAGACAGTGAATCTGATTAGGGGTGAAATAAAGTGTATTAAGAATATGGTTATGGGCATTTGTCTGGGGTTGAAATTTTGTGTATTATGGATTTTTAGGATATATGCTCAGAAGTGA
- the LOC107645064 gene encoding GPI-anchored protein LLG1, translating into MAMPFNHPLSLSCAILLFMSLSVSAVSLSDTIFDSQAHTARHLLQAKRGCSVNFEFANYSIITSKCKGPNYPPKECCGAFKEFACPYADVLNDLQNDCASTMFSYINLYGQYPPGLFASECREGKEGLACPALPPSASSDDTANQVIHKPSLLLMITTCFLILLL; encoded by the exons ATGGCTATGCCTTTCAATCAcccactctctctctcttgtGCTATTCTTCTCTTCATGTCTCTCTCCGTTTCTGCCGTTTCTCTTTCTG ACACAATTTTCGATTCTCAGGCGCATACGGCTCGCCATCTTCTTCAGGCTAAGAGAG GTTGTTCTGTGAATTTCGAGTTCGCGAATTACTCAATAATCACAAGCAAATGCAAAGGACCCAATTATCCACCTAAAGAATGTTGTGGGGCATTCAAAGAATTTGCATGCCCTTACGCCGATGTGTTGAATGATTTACAGAATGATTGCGCTTCAACCATGTTCAGTTATATTAATCTCTATGGACAATACCCTCCTGGCCTCTTTGCTAGTGAGTGCCGTGAAGGGAAGGAAGGTCTTGCCTGTCCTGCATTGCCGCCATCGGCATCTTCTGATGATACAGCAAATCAAGTTATACATAAGCCATCTCTACTGCTGATGATCACAACctgctttttaattttgttactcTGA